In Flavobacterium sp. N1736, the following are encoded in one genomic region:
- the purT gene encoding formate-dependent phosphoribosylglycinamide formyltransferase yields MKILLLGSGELGKEFVIAAQRIGQTIIAVDSYENAPAMQVAHGFEVINMLDGEALDRIVAKHKPDFIVPEIEAIRTERFYDYEKQGITVVPSAKAANFTMNRKAIRDLASKELGLKTAKYQYATSAEELQKAVQEVGIPCVVKPLMSSSGKGQSTIKTESDIEKAWQYAVAGSRGDVIEVIVEAFVDFHSEITLLTITQNNNPTLFCAPIGHRQERGDYQESWQPALVSEKDLYEAQDMGEKITEALGGAGLFGVEFFLTNEGVYFSELSPRPHDTGMVTLAGTQNFNEFELHLRAILSLPIFEITLEKAGASAVILASEDSTNPTFSGIEKVAALPKTDFRIFGKPTSRPYRRMGVVLSSDSLATPIEEIIERAKKTATLIKVHS; encoded by the coding sequence ATGAAAATACTACTCCTCGGTTCAGGCGAATTAGGCAAAGAATTTGTCATTGCCGCACAACGAATCGGACAAACCATAATTGCTGTTGATAGTTACGAAAATGCTCCCGCGATGCAGGTTGCTCACGGTTTTGAAGTCATCAATATGCTAGATGGTGAAGCTCTTGACCGAATTGTAGCCAAACACAAACCAGATTTTATTGTTCCTGAAATAGAAGCCATTCGTACCGAACGTTTTTACGATTACGAAAAACAGGGAATCACCGTTGTTCCTTCTGCGAAAGCGGCGAATTTTACCATGAACCGTAAAGCTATTCGTGATTTAGCCTCAAAAGAATTAGGTTTAAAAACTGCCAAATATCAATACGCAACTTCGGCAGAAGAACTGCAAAAAGCCGTTCAGGAAGTTGGGATTCCGTGTGTTGTAAAACCACTAATGTCTTCTTCCGGAAAAGGTCAATCGACAATAAAAACCGAGAGTGATATTGAAAAAGCATGGCAATATGCCGTTGCTGGTTCGCGTGGTGATGTTATCGAAGTTATTGTTGAGGCTTTTGTTGATTTTCATTCAGAAATTACACTTTTGACTATTACACAAAATAATAATCCAACCTTGTTTTGTGCACCAATTGGTCACAGACAAGAGCGTGGCGATTATCAGGAAAGCTGGCAGCCTGCTTTAGTTTCAGAAAAAGATTTGTACGAAGCGCAGGATATGGGCGAAAAAATTACCGAAGCGCTTGGCGGCGCAGGGCTTTTTGGCGTTGAATTTTTCCTGACCAATGAAGGTGTTTATTTCTCTGAACTTTCTCCACGTCCGCATGACACCGGAATGGTAACTTTGGCGGGAACACAAAATTTTAACGAATTCGAATTGCATTTGAGAGCGATTTTAAGTCTTCCAATTTTCGAAATCACATTAGAAAAAGCCGGAGCAAGTGCCGTAATTTTAGCTTCTGAAGATTCTACAAATCCAACATTTAGCGGAATTGAAAAAGTAGCTGCTTTACCAAAAACCGACTTCAGAATATTTGGCAAACCAACTTCAAGACCGTATCGCAGAATGGGAGTTGTTTTAAGCAGCGATTCATTAGCAACGCCAATTGAAGAAATTATAGAACGCGCTAAAAAAACAGCAACCTTAATAAAAGTACATTCGTAA
- a CDS encoding serine hydrolase domain-containing protein, giving the protein MKTILKYVILFFLISCNNLSAQNLEAKVDKLLNEKFKKEGPGSVFLVAKKGKVMYRKAFGMADLEMNIKMQSEFVFEIGSMTKQFTAISILMLVEQDKIKLNDEITKFIPDYPTNGNSITIHHLLTHTSGIKDFTSMKSIKDIARADLSPKELVDFFKNEPIDFKPGEAFKYCNSGYVILGYIIEIVSGQSYGEFIDQHIFKKLEMKNSYYASHEKIIKNRVSGYRNKDGYMNTNYISFSIPYASGSIMSNVDDMLKWQNAIDKNKLLSSDIVEKAFTNYKLNNGSKINYGYGWHIKEVNGKLTREHGGSIFGFKSMGVYLPQEQVYVIGLSNCDCNSPTEITRDIASLFAN; this is encoded by the coding sequence ATGAAAACAATCTTAAAATATGTTATTTTATTCTTTTTAATTTCCTGCAATAATTTATCTGCTCAAAATTTAGAAGCAAAAGTAGATAAATTATTAAATGAAAAATTTAAAAAGGAAGGTCCGGGAAGTGTTTTTCTGGTAGCGAAAAAAGGAAAAGTAATGTATAGGAAAGCTTTTGGAATGGCAGATTTGGAAATGAATATAAAAATGCAGTCTGAGTTTGTTTTTGAAATTGGCTCGATGACGAAACAGTTTACGGCTATTTCAATTTTGATGCTGGTCGAACAGGACAAGATTAAACTAAATGATGAAATAACGAAATTTATTCCGGATTATCCAACTAACGGAAATAGTATTACAATTCATCATTTGCTCACACATACTTCTGGAATTAAAGATTTTACAAGTATGAAATCGATTAAAGATATTGCAAGAGCTGATTTGTCACCAAAGGAATTGGTTGATTTTTTTAAGAATGAACCAATTGATTTTAAACCGGGTGAAGCGTTTAAATATTGTAATTCCGGTTATGTTATTTTAGGATATATTATCGAAATAGTTTCCGGTCAAAGTTATGGGGAGTTTATTGATCAGCATATTTTTAAAAAGCTGGAAATGAAGAATAGCTATTATGCAAGCCATGAAAAAATTATTAAAAACAGGGTTTCAGGTTATCGTAATAAGGATGGATATATGAATACAAATTATATTAGTTTTTCTATACCGTATGCATCCGGTTCGATAATGTCGAATGTAGATGATATGTTGAAGTGGCAAAATGCAATTGATAAAAATAAATTGCTTAGTTCTGATATTGTTGAAAAGGCATTTACAAATTATAAGTTAAATAACGGAAGTAAAATTAATTATGGATATGGCTGGCATATAAAAGAGGTAAATGGAAAACTTACACGGGAGCATGGCGGAAGTATTTTTGGCTTTAAATCTATGGGCGTTTATTTGCCTCAGGAACAAGTTTATGTTATAGGATTGAGTAATTGTGATTGCAATTCGCCAACTGAAATAACGAGAGATATAGCAAGTTTGTTTGCTAATTAG
- a CDS encoding fatty acid desaturase family protein: protein MNNTAPTFARQDNLKFFRTLNSRVNNYFKENNIQKTGNWKLHLKAVILFAVFLTPYFLILTLDMPFWVMLLLSIVIGIGMAGVGMNVMHDGNHGSFSTKNWINKFMGGTIYVLAGNVYNWQVQHNVLHHTYTNIPGHDEDLDAGRIIRFTQEAKWHSFHRFQHYYSVFLYGLLTFNWAITTDFKQMRNYLKRKLSYGEPKSPKILWTTLIITKVIYISIWIVLPMVIGITWWKVLIGFFIMHYTAGLILSVVFQLAHVVEETTNPSPNELGEMDNTWAIHQLFTTTNFAPKNAIVNWYTGGLNHQIEHHIFPHISHIHYGKIAKIVKETARECNLPYYEYKTMTSAVIAHFKHLRDLGMKPKLA, encoded by the coding sequence ATGAATAACACTGCACCTACATTTGCAAGGCAAGACAATCTGAAGTTTTTCAGAACACTTAACTCTCGGGTAAACAATTATTTCAAAGAAAATAATATTCAAAAAACCGGAAACTGGAAGCTGCACTTAAAAGCGGTTATTTTGTTTGCAGTTTTTTTAACGCCTTACTTTTTAATCCTAACGCTTGATATGCCTTTTTGGGTTATGCTGCTTTTGTCCATCGTTATTGGTATTGGAATGGCAGGTGTTGGAATGAATGTGATGCACGACGGTAATCACGGTTCTTTTTCGACTAAAAACTGGATCAATAAATTCATGGGCGGAACTATTTATGTTTTGGCCGGAAATGTTTATAACTGGCAGGTTCAGCATAATGTTTTACATCATACTTATACAAATATTCCCGGACATGATGAAGATCTTGACGCGGGAAGAATTATACGTTTTACACAAGAGGCAAAATGGCATAGTTTTCACCGTTTTCAACATTACTATTCTGTTTTCTTATACGGATTGTTGACTTTTAATTGGGCTATTACAACCGATTTTAAGCAAATGAGAAATTATCTTAAAAGAAAATTATCTTACGGAGAACCAAAAAGCCCAAAAATTCTTTGGACAACTTTAATAATTACAAAGGTAATTTACATTTCAATTTGGATTGTTCTTCCAATGGTAATAGGAATTACGTGGTGGAAAGTTTTAATTGGATTTTTCATTATGCATTACACAGCCGGATTAATTTTAAGTGTTGTTTTTCAATTAGCTCACGTTGTTGAGGAAACTACAAATCCTTCTCCTAATGAATTGGGCGAAATGGATAATACATGGGCCATTCATCAATTGTTTACTACGACCAATTTTGCACCTAAAAATGCCATTGTAAACTGGTATACAGGCGGATTAAACCACCAAATCGAACATCATATTTTTCCACATATAAGTCACATTCATTACGGTAAAATTGCAAAAATTGTAAAGGAAACCGCAAGAGAATGCAACTTGCCATATTACGAATATAAAACCATGACAAGTGCCGTAATTGCCCACTTTAAACATTTACGTGATCTTGGTATGAAACCGAAACTAGCATAA
- a CDS encoding Crp/Fnr family transcriptional regulator has protein sequence MDLILENIAKHVSLTPEEQAHFLSKTETHTYKAKTILLSAGEVCKHSYFVNSGILRSFNINDNIVEHVLSFACQGWWMSDMYSYFSQKPGQLFIEVLEDAEVISLSKENQEQLYHDIPKLERFFRILIENSLVANQQRLMDNLSLPAEERFEKFCTKYGTLVHKVPQKQIASFIGVTPEFFSKMKARLLKK, from the coding sequence ATGGATTTAATTCTAGAAAACATTGCCAAACACGTTTCGCTAACGCCCGAAGAACAAGCACATTTTTTATCTAAAACCGAAACACATACTTACAAAGCAAAAACTATTTTATTAAGTGCCGGCGAAGTTTGCAAACATTCCTATTTTGTGAATTCCGGAATTTTAAGAAGCTTCAATATCAATGATAATATTGTCGAACATGTTTTGTCATTTGCTTGTCAAGGCTGGTGGATGAGCGATATGTACAGTTATTTTTCGCAAAAACCTGGACAGCTTTTTATAGAAGTTTTAGAAGATGCCGAAGTGATTTCTCTATCTAAAGAAAATCAGGAACAATTATATCATGATATTCCAAAATTAGAACGCTTTTTCAGAATTTTAATTGAAAATTCATTGGTTGCCAATCAACAGCGATTAATGGATAATTTGAGTTTACCAGCCGAAGAACGTTTCGAGAAATTTTGTACTAAATACGGAACACTTGTTCATAAAGTTCCCCAAAAACAAATCGCTTCTTTTATTGGCGTAACACCCGAATTTTTCAGCAAAATGAAAGCCCGACTTTTGAAGAAATAA
- a CDS encoding autotransporter outer membrane beta-barrel domain-containing protein gives MILTVRRYFAIILFTLFFSNLANAQTKGHFIKASIGFGSSTSNYEEENPEIIDGFGFYTEGEYIIGLTRWFSVRPYAGAIFTSTDEDKIKNPQGYKVETNAFLLGTKVRLCAPIPWVAPFIETGIGASIGSFETYTNYVNEKKSGVVAHIPIGFGLAVGPKNNIEIGVSFYGNLSGEQSFGGFTAGYSFPLD, from the coding sequence ATGATCTTAACTGTACGCCGCTATTTTGCCATTATCCTTTTTACATTATTTTTTTCTAATCTGGCAAATGCCCAAACAAAAGGACATTTTATTAAAGCCTCAATTGGTTTTGGATCAAGTACTTCAAATTACGAAGAAGAAAATCCGGAAATCATAGATGGCTTTGGTTTTTATACCGAAGGAGAATATATAATTGGTTTAACAAGATGGTTTAGTGTAAGACCATATGCCGGAGCTATTTTTACTTCAACTGATGAAGATAAAATTAAAAACCCACAAGGTTACAAAGTAGAAACTAACGCATTTTTACTTGGAACAAAAGTTCGTCTTTGTGCTCCAATACCTTGGGTCGCACCATTTATAGAAACTGGTATTGGTGCTTCAATAGGTTCTTTTGAAACCTACACAAACTATGTTAATGAGAAAAAAAGTGGTGTAGTCGCACATATTCCCATCGGTTTTGGACTTGCAGTAGGTCCAAAAAACAATATAGAAATTGGAGTTTCTTTTTACGGGAATCTATCTGGTGAACAATCTTTTGGAGGATTTACGGCAGGATATTCTTTTCCTTTAGATTAA
- a CDS encoding peptidase U32 family protein — MKKKIEILAPAKDLIGGMAAINSGADAVYIGAPQFGARSNANNSIEDVAALVKYAHLFNAQVFVVMNTILYDNELETCRQMIWELYEIGVDALIIQDMAIMEMELPPIVLHASTQANNRDADKIKFLKDAGIKRVVLARELNLHQIKQIYDHADVELEFFVTGALCVSFSGNCYMSVANGERSANRGSCAQNCRLPYNLIDGNGETLIKNSHLLSIKDLDISDQIPNLIEAGIVSFKIEGRLKDVVYVKNNVSYLRQKLDSFLEGEGSDKYTKASSGKCTYTFDSSLSRTFNRGYTDYFVNERHSSIGSWESPKSKGQYIGKLIRTVGNAYEIENGQFLNNGDGLCFINENNEADGIYVNKAENGKIYPNVLKEIKDGTFIYRNNDAAFIKIVEREDSAVRKISTTLLLTENETGFELIATDEDGNVSIVNLEHSKEQTKTGESIEENIKTQLAKTGFTPYTADEINVMFSQNWFLPISKINEMRRTVYDQLTEIRLANYKREEHQLVKTSHPYPETKLDFMYNVSNKIARKFYERHGVTEIEKAFELQWDPGKSRVMTTKYCIKYELKKCPIHQKDIVGVKVKEPLVLKQGELEYKLKFNCKPCEMEIWEKDAEFEIEEDHFH; from the coding sequence ATGAAGAAGAAAATTGAAATATTAGCTCCTGCTAAAGATTTAATTGGAGGAATGGCCGCCATCAACAGTGGTGCCGATGCAGTTTATATTGGTGCACCGCAATTTGGCGCGCGATCAAATGCCAACAATTCAATTGAAGATGTTGCAGCATTAGTAAAATATGCGCATTTATTTAACGCTCAGGTTTTTGTGGTAATGAATACCATTTTGTATGACAACGAACTGGAAACGTGTCGTCAAATGATTTGGGAATTATACGAAATTGGAGTTGATGCCCTGATTATTCAGGATATGGCGATTATGGAAATGGAGCTTCCTCCTATCGTACTTCACGCCAGTACACAAGCCAATAATCGCGATGCTGATAAAATTAAATTTCTTAAAGATGCGGGAATTAAACGTGTTGTTTTGGCGCGTGAATTAAACCTGCATCAAATTAAACAAATCTACGATCACGCAGATGTTGAATTAGAATTTTTCGTAACCGGAGCATTATGTGTCTCATTCAGCGGAAACTGCTATATGAGTGTAGCAAACGGAGAACGCAGCGCCAATCGTGGTTCTTGCGCTCAAAACTGCCGCTTACCATATAACTTAATCGACGGAAACGGAGAAACATTAATCAAAAACAGTCACTTACTTTCTATTAAAGATTTAGATATTTCAGATCAGATTCCGAATCTAATCGAAGCCGGAATTGTTTCTTTTAAAATTGAAGGAAGATTGAAAGATGTTGTTTATGTAAAAAACAACGTATCTTATTTACGTCAAAAATTAGACAGTTTCTTAGAAGGCGAAGGAAGCGACAAATATACAAAAGCTTCATCTGGAAAATGTACTTACACTTTTGATTCGTCTTTAAGCAGAACCTTTAACCGTGGTTATACCGATTATTTTGTAAATGAAAGACACAGCTCTATTGGTTCTTGGGAAAGCCCAAAATCAAAAGGACAATACATTGGTAAATTAATCAGAACTGTTGGAAACGCTTATGAAATTGAAAACGGTCAATTTCTAAACAACGGTGACGGACTTTGTTTCATCAACGAAAATAATGAAGCCGACGGAATTTATGTGAACAAGGCAGAAAACGGAAAAATATATCCGAACGTTTTAAAAGAAATTAAAGACGGAACTTTTATCTATAGAAATAACGATGCTGCTTTTATCAAAATTGTTGAAAGAGAAGATAGTGCAGTTCGAAAAATTAGCACGACTTTATTGCTTACAGAAAACGAAACAGGTTTTGAATTAATCGCTACTGATGAAGACGGAAATGTAAGCATTGTAAATTTAGAACATTCAAAAGAGCAGACTAAAACCGGAGAATCGATCGAAGAAAACATCAAAACACAATTGGCAAAAACAGGTTTTACGCCTTATACTGCTGATGAAATTAATGTGATGTTCTCTCAAAACTGGTTCCTTCCTATTTCAAAAATCAACGAAATGCGAAGAACAGTTTACGATCAGTTAACAGAGATTCGTTTGGCAAATTACAAACGCGAAGAACACCAATTGGTAAAAACTTCGCATCCGTATCCTGAAACCAAACTAGATTTCATGTACAATGTTTCGAACAAAATTGCCCGTAAATTCTATGAACGTCACGGTGTTACCGAAATCGAAAAAGCATTCGAATTACAATGGGATCCGGGAAAATCTCGTGTAATGACAACCAAATATTGCATTAAATACGAATTAAAAAAATGTCCGATACACCAAAAAGACATAGTAGGTGTCAAGGTAAAAGAACCTCTGGTTTTAAAACAAGGCGAATTAGAATACAAACTAAAATTCAACTGTAAACCTTGCGAAATGGAAATTTGGGAAAAAGACGCCGAATTTGAAATCGAAGAAGATCATTTTCATTAA
- the aceA gene encoding isocitrate lyase — protein MKTTEDRIQELINDWITNPRWKGVERPYTATEVVTLQGSYQIEHSIAKMGAQKLWRKLKNQDYVAGLGALTGNQAIQEVDAGLEAIYLSGWQVAADANLAGEMYPDQSLYPVNSVPMVVKKINNALLRADQIQTVNRVEDKKDYLVPIVADAEAGFGGNLNAFELMKSMIEAGASGVHFEDQLSSAKKCGHLGGKVLVPTQEAINKLIAARLASDVMGVSTLIVARTDADAANLLTSDADPRDAKFITGEKTNEGFFYVKNGIDQGIARGLSYAPYADLIWMETSNPDLVYAKKFADAMKKEFPDKMLAYNCSPSFNWAAKLSVAEMETFREDLAAMGYKFQFITLAGFHALNTSMFELSKAYKERGMAGYSELQEREFALQKNGFRAVKHQAFVGTSYFDAVQNTVMIGKSTITAMKHSTEVEQF, from the coding sequence ATGAAAACAACAGAAGACAGAATTCAGGAATTGATTAACGATTGGATTACGAACCCAAGATGGAAAGGAGTTGAACGCCCTTATACAGCCACAGAAGTAGTTACGCTTCAGGGTTCGTATCAAATTGAGCATTCTATTGCAAAAATGGGAGCGCAAAAATTATGGAGAAAGTTAAAAAATCAGGATTATGTTGCTGGTTTGGGCGCTTTAACAGGAAATCAGGCAATTCAGGAAGTCGACGCTGGTTTAGAAGCGATTTATTTGAGTGGCTGGCAAGTTGCGGCCGATGCAAATTTGGCAGGAGAAATGTATCCTGACCAATCGCTTTATCCTGTAAACAGTGTGCCAATGGTGGTTAAAAAAATAAATAATGCTTTATTACGCGCTGATCAGATTCAGACCGTAAATAGAGTTGAAGATAAAAAAGATTATTTGGTTCCGATTGTGGCTGATGCCGAAGCTGGTTTTGGTGGAAATCTTAATGCTTTCGAATTAATGAAATCAATGATTGAAGCCGGAGCGTCTGGAGTTCATTTTGAAGATCAATTGAGTTCTGCTAAAAAGTGCGGGCATTTAGGAGGGAAGGTTTTGGTGCCAACTCAGGAAGCGATTAATAAACTAATTGCTGCTCGTTTAGCGTCAGATGTTATGGGAGTTTCTACCTTAATTGTTGCCAGAACAGATGCTGATGCGGCAAATTTATTAACAAGCGATGCAGATCCAAGAGATGCTAAATTTATTACGGGCGAAAAAACAAACGAAGGTTTTTTCTATGTAAAAAACGGAATCGATCAGGGAATTGCAAGAGGTTTAAGTTATGCGCCTTATGCTGATTTAATTTGGATGGAAACCAGTAATCCGGATTTGGTATATGCTAAAAAGTTTGCCGATGCCATGAAAAAGGAATTTCCGGATAAAATGCTTGCCTACAATTGTTCACCTTCATTTAATTGGGCTGCGAAATTATCTGTTGCAGAAATGGAAACTTTTAGGGAAGATTTGGCTGCAATGGGATATAAATTTCAGTTCATTACTTTGGCAGGTTTCCATGCTTTAAATACAAGTATGTTCGAATTGTCTAAAGCCTATAAAGAACGTGGAATGGCAGGATATTCTGAATTGCAGGAAAGAGAATTTGCTTTACAGAAAAACGGTTTCCGTGCTGTAAAACACCAGGCTTTTGTGGGAACCTCTTATTTTGACGCCGTTCAAAACACAGTAATGATAGGGAAATCAACCATAACAGCAATGAAACACTCTACGGAGGTTGAGCAATTTTAA
- a CDS encoding pyridoxal phosphate-dependent aminotransferase, giving the protein MNHILSDRINNLATSQTLAMAALARELKAQGKDIISLSLGEPDFNTPDFIKEAAKKAIDDNYSTYSPVDGYQDLKEAICRKFKRDNGLEYKPTQIVVSTGAKQSLYNIAQVMLNDGDEVILPAPYWVSYFEIVKLSGGIPVEVPTSVDTDFKITPEQLEAAITPKTKMMWFSSPCNPSGSVYSREELTALAKVLEKYPNIYVVADEIYEHINFSGTFCSIGSIPGMLERTITVNGVAKAFAMTGYRIGYIGAPEFIAKACTKIQGQVTSGANSVAQRATITAVDADPSVLNEMVQAFHGRRDLVVGLLKEIPGVKINVPEGAFYVFPDVSSFFGKTLRGTEIKDANDVSMYLLAEANVATVTGDAFGNPNCIRFSYATSNDILKEALRRIKEALTV; this is encoded by the coding sequence ATGAATCATATTCTATCAGACAGAATTAACAACTTAGCAACATCACAAACCTTGGCAATGGCTGCTTTAGCACGTGAATTAAAAGCACAGGGAAAAGACATTATCAGTTTAAGTTTAGGTGAACCGGATTTTAATACTCCGGATTTCATCAAAGAAGCTGCTAAAAAAGCAATCGACGATAATTACAGTACATATTCTCCAGTAGACGGGTATCAGGATTTAAAAGAAGCTATCTGCAGAAAATTTAAAAGAGACAACGGATTAGAGTACAAACCAACTCAAATTGTAGTTTCTACAGGAGCAAAGCAATCTTTATACAACATTGCACAAGTAATGTTAAACGACGGTGACGAGGTAATTTTACCAGCACCTTACTGGGTTTCTTATTTCGAAATTGTAAAATTGTCAGGAGGAATTCCTGTTGAAGTTCCAACATCTGTAGATACTGATTTCAAAATTACACCAGAACAATTAGAAGCTGCTATTACACCAAAAACAAAAATGATGTGGTTTAGCTCTCCTTGTAATCCATCTGGATCTGTGTACAGCAGAGAAGAGTTAACTGCTCTTGCAAAAGTGTTAGAAAAATATCCAAATATATACGTAGTTGCCGACGAAATTTATGAGCACATCAATTTCTCAGGAACTTTTTGCAGTATCGGTTCAATTCCGGGAATGTTAGAAAGAACAATCACTGTGAACGGAGTGGCAAAAGCATTTGCTATGACAGGATACAGAATTGGTTACATTGGAGCGCCGGAATTTATCGCAAAAGCGTGTACAAAAATTCAGGGACAAGTAACTTCAGGAGCAAATTCTGTGGCGCAACGTGCTACAATAACTGCTGTAGATGCTGACCCAAGCGTATTGAACGAAATGGTTCAGGCTTTTCATGGCCGTAGAGATTTAGTTGTTGGATTATTGAAAGAAATTCCAGGCGTAAAAATCAACGTTCCGGAAGGTGCTTTTTACGTTTTCCCTGACGTTTCTTCTTTCTTCGGAAAAACGTTGAGAGGAACTGAAATTAAAGATGCAAACGACGTTTCCATGTATCTTTTGGCAGAAGCTAACGTTGCAACAGTAACGGGAGATGCTTTTGGAAATCCAAACTGTATTCGTTTCTCATATGCAACAAGCAACGATATATTAAAAGAAGCTTTACGCAGAATCAAAGAAGCTTTGACTGTGTAA
- a CDS encoding ferritin-like domain-containing protein, protein MIHTDETTTEAVSTLNGLISILEDGKLGYTNAAEHVDNHAIKAEFLDYARERALFIVELQDEINKLGKSTETSGGGPLGVLHRAWIDIKSSFTSGDTEAIINACVTGEEAAVEKYKMALEKNELDGSQIAVISKQLNNIQSTLDRIKMKSN, encoded by the coding sequence ATGATACATACAGATGAAACCACGACAGAAGCAGTTAGTACATTAAACGGATTAATTTCTATTTTAGAAGATGGAAAACTAGGTTATACAAACGCCGCAGAGCACGTAGACAATCACGCAATCAAAGCTGAATTTCTTGATTATGCGAGAGAAAGAGCTTTATTTATTGTTGAATTGCAAGACGAAATCAACAAATTAGGAAAATCAACAGAAACATCCGGCGGAGGTCCATTAGGAGTTTTACACCGTGCCTGGATAGATATTAAATCATCTTTTACAAGTGGCGATACAGAAGCTATCATTAATGCCTGCGTAACCGGAGAAGAAGCTGCAGTTGAAAAATACAAAATGGCTTTAGAAAAAAACGAACTTGACGGAAGTCAAATTGCTGTTATTTCAAAACAATTAAACAATATTCAAAGTACATTGGACAGAATTAAAATGAAATCGAATTAA
- the rsmG gene encoding 16S rRNA (guanine(527)-N(7))-methyltransferase RsmG — protein sequence MDEILKYFPDLTDIQIEQFQKLDFLYHDWNEKINVISRKDIDALYTKHILHSLGIAKIMKFEPGATVLDVGTGGGFPGIPLAILFPETRFYLIDVIAKKIKVVQGVVDALELKNVKAEQKRAELVKGDFDFIVSRAVTNMPDFVSWIKDKIKKQHKHELKNGILYLKGGDLTEELAAFPKAALYNLADYFEDEFFETKKVVHLPLKFQP from the coding sequence ATGGATGAGATTCTGAAATATTTTCCTGATTTGACCGACATTCAAATCGAACAATTTCAAAAATTAGATTTTTTATATCACGATTGGAACGAGAAAATCAATGTTATTTCACGTAAAGATATTGATGCTTTATATACAAAACACATTTTGCATTCGCTTGGAATTGCAAAAATCATGAAGTTTGAGCCTGGAGCAACAGTTCTTGATGTTGGAACCGGAGGAGGTTTTCCGGGAATTCCTTTAGCAATTCTTTTTCCTGAAACCCGTTTTTATTTAATTGATGTTATTGCAAAAAAAATAAAAGTAGTTCAGGGCGTTGTTGATGCATTAGAATTAAAAAACGTTAAAGCAGAACAAAAACGTGCAGAATTAGTAAAAGGCGATTTTGATTTTATTGTAAGCCGCGCCGTAACCAATATGCCGGATTTTGTTTCCTGGATAAAAGATAAAATCAAAAAACAGCATAAACATGAGTTGAAAAACGGAATTCTTTATTTAAAAGGTGGAGATTTAACCGAAGAACTGGCAGCTTTCCCAAAAGCAGCTTTATATAATTTAGCCGATTATTTTGAAGACGAATTTTTTGAAACTAAAAAAGTAGTGCATTTGCCGTTGAAATTTCAGCCTTAA